TCGCGAAGCCAATTCGGCTGTTGCGCAAAGCGACACTGCTCGAGACCCCCAGAAACGGCCATGTTTGTACGTGGGCCTCGCCGCTTCGACCGACCAGACTCTATGACGCGCCCATTATGGCGGCAATGGAGCATCCCGGGACAAGCTGTATAAATGCGGCCCCCCTCGGGACCATGCCGACTCTAACTCTGGCGGAAGGACGGCAAAGCACTGAATCCATTGCGAAAAATACACAATGAAGGACAAAAACGACGTGATCCACGAGTTCAACGACCTCGTcaacatgacggcggcggaaCTGGAAAAGTGGCTCAAGTCGGGTGATTCCCAGGCCGTGGGATGGCCcaaagaagatgacggcggcggcgagtcCGTCGGCCACGATAGCGGGCGGAAGATTGTCCAGATTCTCAAAGATAATCCACAAAAGAGCCCGGACAAGTACACCGATGACCAGATTGAGCACATGAGAAAGGTGGTTTCATACTGGTATGTTTTTtcccctcttcttcttctgttccCCCTTGGCCCATGTCGAGTCCTGCAACGCGATATTATTCCTGACAACTGACGCCTTTCGTGTTAGCAAGCGGCACCTAGCTCAGGAGAGCAAAAGCAACGACAACAAGTCTGCTGAGGAAGTAAAGAAGACAAAATCATATGCGTCCCTGAAGAACTGGGGCCACGACCCCCTCAAGGAGCGGGAgggtgatggcgatgaggacgaggacgaggatcaggatgaggatgaggatgaagatgaggatgaggatgaagacgaagatgcgGGCCAAGACGATGAGCAAGACGTAGGCACGAAGCGGGGAACCAAGGACGACCAAGATGGGGAGAACAAGAGACAAAAGACGGACAAGGCGGCTTccaagaaccaaaaaaacGGCCACAGTGGTGCAGCGAAATCGGCAAACAAGCAGGATACgaaagacgacgacgcgacCGAGCAAGGCTCACAGCCATCTTccgacgaagacgacggccaagAAAGCAAAAAGAGCGACAAGAGCGACAAGAACGGGTCTTCTGGTAAAAAAGAGCCGAAAAAGGGCGACACGGTGAGTTGGGAAtggggccaaggccagccagAAGGCACAGTCAAGCAAGTCAAGCACGAAAAGTAAGCACCAGACGTCCGCATGCCCAAATCGAGGCGATTTTCTAATACCAACCCGCGGCAGAGCTTCGGTGACGACCAAGAAGGGGAACACTGTCTCGCGCGACGGCACCGAAGAGGATCCCGCCGTGGTCATTGACGCGGGTTcctccaaggccgtcaagcTCAACCATGAGCTGAATTAGCGCGTGTTTGCTATGGCCGTCTGGATATATGGCGTCAGCTATACGACATATGTTGGCGTTATGTATTTCCAAGAAACGACCGCGCTGGTAGAATGCCGGCACGGGCCTCATCACTGGAGTCAATTACACCGAGTTATAACTTGTCACACGGCCGTCGTCGGAAGTTGGAACAGATGGCAGCTCCGGAGTGGAATTCCGTCTCTGCGCAACCCTTTGGACGGTGCTTGCCCGAAACCAAGGCACTAATTTCATATTAATATGTTCGAATACGGGGACTGGTATTATCGGGGGTGCTTGATGAGCTGCACAGGTAGACATGCCGCTCACCTGCCATGGTACATGAGCGATTGTCAGGACTCAGGCTTGTCTGGCCACTCTCGGCTGAACGTGCCTACACTAAAAGCACAGAGATGATGACACTTGGACAAAATACCGCAGCAAGACGGCACGAGCACGGCCGTCTACGAAAATAGTAAAAATAGTGCGGAAATATGCATAATATTTTGATGAGAATCAGACGTGACAAAATAGTGACTACCTACCGAGCTAGCTATATCACTCGATTATGGCGCTGGGTCGTCGCAACACGAACAGGGGAAATAGTGTAGGGGTTATCACGTTTGCTTTGCATGTAGAAGGTCCGGGGTTCAAATCCCTGTTTCTCCATTGTGTTCTATTTTTTGTTCCCGCAGCCCatgttttgttctttttattatttactaattctttttttttttttcaaaaaaatctaaataatGTGCGTGAAATCTCGGCCGTTCAAGTAAATCCGACCTCCAATGTCCCAGTCCAAACATCTGCAAACATCCGTGTCCCGCCATCTCTGCGAACGTCAAGAGTCTTATTTAAAACACTGGAAAAGCTCCAGTGGGCATAGGTAATTCAGGCTTCACCCCCTAGGTTGTCTGTCACTTATAGTTTGCACTGATAGCATCGCCGTTCCTCATGCAACAGGCGCCCGTGTACTTGTCGGAGCATTTGCATCACCTCCAAATGCATGTTTCTCGTAGGCGGCAGAGGGGTTCCTTTCATTACAAACGTGCCAAGTTTGGTCAATACTGTTTCTTACACATTGAAATGGGCAAATGCTCGAGCAGCACGCCGTGGACATGACACGAGTCCGCATACAAGGCCACGGCATATATGCACCGAGACTCGTAAGCGATTGACTCGAGTGTTGCCAGCATGTATTCCGTGACAAGTGTTTGGCCATATATACTGGATCTGCCGGCGGCCAATTGAGGCACCAGAACTGGAATGGGAGAAGCATCTGTTGGGACTTCGTCGAGGCGAGTCAGGTTGGATAGGTCGTATATATCCTCTACTGCAGTTCGCTGGCCTTGAAATCTCTTATCCCGCCCAAATACCAAATAGTCTTGGAGTCGTCTTTCGGATTGGTCAACATTTGTTGACTCTCGAAACGGAGAAAAATGAGGGCTCGAAGGGGGATGGTGGTGCCGCAACTGTCTTCAAGCCTTTCCCAAGAACTCGTATGCAACTCCATATCGGGGCAGAGAGCACACTCCTGCAGCGTCCGCAGAGACGAGAACCAATTTGCGGACTCGATTGGTTCTACCAGCTTGCCCGGGGTCGCCGAGCTCCGAGCAAGTCGTTTCGTCTTCATGAGCTCCATGGGCAccgaggccgccgtggctgaccttgagcaacttgtccttggccagctcttTTCCGCCGGCAGATATAACAGCCCATAGTTTGAGGCTGATCTAATCCAAAGCTTTGAGCACGCCGACCCAGGAGTTGACATGGTTGATCCAGGCAATGCAGCCACTCGACCCCTTGAATATGGAGGCTTGCTTTGTAATTTCTTTGCGGCTCTGCAAACTACGGTCTTGGGGGATGCAAAACAAGTCCATCCATATGTAACGCCACCCTAACCGATGGAACTGCTCTGAGAGACTTTTGACGTCGAATATCTTTCATATCGCGCGGCCTGCAGATTTATGAGATAGACCCGCCACACATTCGGCTCCCAGCTCTGTGGGTGGAATTCccgagaagaagcagaaatAGCTTCCCATGGTATATGGACTTGTCTGTCTGGATTCCCTTGGCAATGGATGCAAGCTCTTCAGCTGATAGCGTGTGCCGGCCCAAGGTAGGAACAAATCTTTGCCTCTCAATGTAGTTTCGCACCGCGTCTACAAGTTCCCTGCTGCTGCACCTGGCTGCCCATCAAAGTCGCAACAGGCGGTAGGAGTGTTGCTGCGTGGGCGACATGGCATTGCGGAAGTTCTCGTCGTTTTCCATCAGGTCCTTCACTTCCTCCCAGCCACCGAGAAGAGGCAAGAGAAGGGAACCAAGAACACGTCCATCCGGGCGTGGACGTCTGTCCACCACTTGACCTTTTCCCCGGCAACGACAAAAGACAAGGATTCCAATGTCTGACGGGCGGAATCCACGGACAGAGACCAATATGAGAAACCAAGGCATCGGCGGATTCCAAGTTGTAAAGGAACCAATTACACGGTGAGACAAGGTGAGCTGAATAATGCTAGCAAGGGCCTGCCTAGTTTAAAAAGGACCAGACTACTTTGTCTAGTGCAAATCATGAGCCCCTAAACCGCATACTACTTTCAACTTGCACACCTGCTATAGTGCGGCCCTGTGTACCTACGCAGGCTGTATAATACGCACATATGCAGGAGTTGCTTCGTCGTTTAGGCAAACCTAACGGGGAAGTCAATGGCATACACAATCGTCACAAGCAGATACAGCACGTTTACAAGGAGTCTGGTACAAATGTAGCCAGAATACAGAGGCTAAATATATTCGTCCACCCGACAAATATACACTGCAACATAAAGCGTGATAACCAGGTACCTGACCTGGTTTAAACAAgtttgcctcccactgcaCACGGCACAGCAGAATGCATCTACTACAAGGGCATCTCTTCAATATGCGCCAAGTCTAAGAATAAGACGATCCAAAACAAATTTACCAGGTAGCAAACGCTCAAACATCCCCTCCAGACTTGGGGCGTCTTCGGAAGCCCACCATCTGGACCATTTCTGTCCAGAAGCCAACCGGCGGCTCGGTGAAGGAGTTCTCATAGGCCTCAATTTCAGGTCGCTGCCAGACCAGGTCGACCTCCTTGGGCGGGATGTAGCGCGTCTTCTTGAGCAGCTTCCATCCGACAAAGAGCAGCACGGCCAGGATCTGCATAGAGTAGCTCTGGAAGAAAACCTCGACGTCCCACTTGGGCCGGAAGGCATAGTACCCGTACGTGAGCACGACGAGACCCTGCACAGCCAGGGCGATGTAGGCGCAGTAGGGCTGGAAGTAGGCGTAGTAGGGCCGCTCTGCTTTTCTGTTGACGCCCTGGACTTGGCACGCCCTGTGGTAGTTGATGAAGgtgatggacatgatgagGTAGGTGATGAGGCCGCCGCCCGTGACGATGCTGATGAGCCAGGTCAGGACCTTGGCCGAGCCATTGGAGACCTGGAGGAAGGACAGAAACGGGAAGCACATGACGACGCAGAAGCACCAGATGGGGACGCCGCTCTTATTGCAGTAGCGCAGGAACCTGGGCGCGCGGCCCTCGAGGGCCAGCGAGTACAGCGCCCGCGTGGCGGCATACGTGTACGTGTTGCCGGCGGAGAAGATGGAGGTGAGGATCAAAAAGTTGACAATGTGCGGCAGCACCTTGACGCCCAGCGACTCCATGGCAATGACGTAGGGAGAAGCGGCCGCGCTGCCGGCCGAGCCGGTCCCGAACCAGATTTCGACGAGCGTCGGGTCGTTGTAGGCGCAGACGATCCCGACAGCCAGGGCGCCGAGGACAAAAAAGATGCAGAATCGGTAGTAGACGGTCTTGAAGGCGGCCTTGATGTAGATGCTGGGGCGCTGGGCCTCTGCCGACACCATGGAGATGTACTCGGGGCCGACGACGCAAAACGAGGCGCTCCAGAGACAGGCGAGGAAGCCCTCGAACCGACCCAGGTCGCCGTTGCTGAGATATGTGGCAAAGGCTCCTGGGTTGGAGAAGTGCCGAAATCCATATGCGTCGTGCTGGGGGTTGCCGCCGCACATGGTGACAAAGGTGAATGCgaacaagatgaagatgaggatgagctTTCCACCAGAGAGCCAGAATTCAGCCTCGCCGTAGAAGCGGACGGCAAGGACGTTGAGGAGGCTACAAGGAAACAAGTCAGCAAAACAGAATCtcgtcaaaaaaaaaaaaattaaaaaaaataaatctGCTGGAAATCAACATGGTGGCCCGTACCCGTAGCATATAATTACAGCAGCGCAAACGCCGGCTGTTGGACCAGGATGCGTGACATTGGCGTTCCAGAAAGAAATGACAAAGGTCAGAGCCGTAATCTCGAACGGAATAAGCAAGGCCTCGTAGAGGAAGAAGTTCCAGCCGGCCAGGAAGCCAAGAGCATCATCGACCCAGTACCCAGCCAGCCGGACAAAGCCGCCGGCCACGGGCATGTAGGTGCTCATTTCAGCAATGCAGTTGTTCACGAGGGACAGCACGATCGAGTACAAGGTGTACGCGATCAGGAGACTGGCAGGGCCGCCCttggcgaggccgccgccgatgctgaTGAAGAGGGCGGTTCCAATGGAGCCACCGGCGGCAATAAGCTGGATCTGGCGGTTCTGAAGCCGCCGCTGGAGATGGCCCATATCCGCGTCTTCCACATGCTGCGAGCTGGCGCCGTCGGCCGAGTCGaccttggcctgcttctcttggccgtctccgAGATGCATGGTTGCTGAGTCTTGAGGGGGTAAAGGAGGCAAGGAATCGAAGCCAAGTGCTTGCTGATGGAGAGACAAGACTGCCACGAAGAAGAGCGAGAAGGACAGTCACGCAAGGCTGCTGCGATATTAAATAACAGAGCATCGACTGCATGATGGCTCGCActctccccctccccctctccctccccgcGCATCTCAACATGTATGGATGTACAGTTCCGGCGGCCAGATGGTGGTCGAAAGGCCTTGCCCATGTAAGCCCATCTCAGCTGTTCGGTGGAGCCGGTGGGACAGAATCTTGGGAGTTGTCTGGGGGTGGCAACAGCCGAAACCATTGTCAACTCGACCTGTCAATATGCTGCACCAATCCGTCATCTGTCCATGGCCCTCAGCAGCCCACGTCGCCACACACACCGGCCACCGCTTTGGGTTTAGGCCTTTTGGACGTTGGCTCGCGGGGACGTTTGAAAACCATTAGCCTGGACGCCACATGAGGCATGGGCAGTTGGCCAGATTGGGGCCATGGGTGAAGTGGCGATGGTGTTGCGAGTGGCAGTTGCATCGTCTGCCCTTGATCCAATCTTCAACGACACGGCGTATCCGCATCCAGAGACAATGAGGCGCTGGCGGATGGAAATGAATGTTCATGATGGAAGCCGCATTCGAAGGACTCGCGAGTCGCGTGGGTGCGTTGCGGAAAGTCTGCCATTGGGCCCCGCGCTTCTCCCCAGACTGCCACCGTGCTGGTGGCTTTGTTGATCTCTCGTGGCTTGTGGGATGACAGGTTTCCTAGTGTCTCGGGACATGTTGCGCCGCAATTTCCCTCATCACACGGCGCAGACGCGGCAAATCAAAATGCTGTACCACCCAGCCATGTTTCCCATGCCCAAAGCCAACGAGGTGCGGCTCGGTATCATGGAGGAGAAAGTTCGGTTTCTGTCGACCTTTTTGCGTGGAATTAGTTTCTAGAACGCACCAAGTTCGGTCATGTCCGTGACAAGTGGTTCAAGgagatttcaatgttggcttggATCGGGAACGGGCATCGGGTAGTTGGGACGCGGGCGCGGGCGCAGGACAGGAGGAGATGAGAGATGTTCGGTGAGAATGAAGCAGGAGGGGCTccgttgtacggagtacgacATGGTACTTGCATCGTGATGAAACAGCCCTTCCTGATGTCCTGGCTGATTGGCGAGATGGGCTGTccgagcagagcagagcagagcgACTCGAGTCGATTCAACGTTTCCGGCCGCCGATTCACGAGGCCCAACCGTAGTGTGACTTGCATATGCTGCTACAGAACACTCCACAAGCACTTGAGGTCGAGACTGTTGGTTCGGTTGGCGTGCTGCACCGCGCGATATTTATATCTTCTCCTCTGTGACTGTGAGTCTTGGACTGTTGGGTACGGAACCCGCAAAAGCAATCATGACGAGAAAGTGGAGCCGAGATTGCGAGCGATTGCGCTTCACCATCAAAGCACGCGACTTTGCCTCAGCCGCACCATGACTGGACATCGAGAAACCACTCCATCGTCGACTCGGGACATTCTCTCTCACCACTGAACGCCACTGCCGCCATGCGGACGTCTCTCTGCTCACatttgctgctgcttctgggcagcagcttcatcgccgtcgcctcCGCATCTCGAGACACACCCCGAGACTCGCAAGTCCGCCTCACGGGTCCAATTCGTCATCACCAAGTCGACCCCGTTATTCTCGATGCATTAAAGAAGCATTCCGATCCTGTCGATGCCCTCGTCTCGCTGCACCCCGAGGCAGCTGATCAGCTTGCCCAGCCTCGCTTGCTCCGCGTATCTGGTGAGCCGACGGCCAGATGGATGACCGAAGGCGACAAGTTGCGCCTCAAGCGCAAGGGCCACAAGTTTGTTGACATTACCGACCACGAGGACTTTTACAAACAGAATGTAAACGCCTTGGCTGGAGAGGCTCGTAAGTTTTCAAATCACTGCAGCGCAGACCAATTGGGTGGGCATGTCACTCACGACTTTTTGTAGATTTGCCCAATCTCTCACATCAGCACATTGTAAAGCCTCTCCTCCCCCAAGTCTCGACAAAGAGGATGCGCCATGTGCTGGAACACATGACTAGCTACTACACCAGATACTTTGGTAGTGTGACGGGCGAAGAGAGCGCCCAATGGCTTCATGATCACATCGCTGAGGTATGATATGCCTGTTTCCCAACAGGGACTGAAGTTGAAAACGTACTGACGCCTGCGCGTAGATTATCAAGGAATCCCCATTCCACACCCACATCTCTCTCGAGGTTTTCACGCATTCTTTCCCTCAGCCATCCATCATTGCTCGTTTCGAGCCCAAAGTGCGAAACTTCTCGCTGCCGCTGACCATCCTTGGCGCACACCAAGACTCCATGAACTACCTGTTCCCTCTCCTGCCCGCGCCTGGTGCCGATGATGACTGCTCGGGGACTGTGAGCATACTAGAGGCTTTCCGCGTGCTGGCAACCAGCGGCTTCATCCCCATCAATGGACCCGTCGAGTTTCACTGGTACGCCGCTGAGGAGGGCGGTCTTTTGGGCAGTCAAGCTATCGCGCGATACAAGAAGGAGTCGGGCGCTCGCAtcggcgccatgatggaattTGTGAGTATTTGCGTGCTCGGATGTACAGTTCGACAGACGACTTTTTCTCTAACGCACGGAAACTAGGACATGACAGCCTTTGTTGCCAAAAATGCTACCGAATCCATTGGCTTCATTGAGACGGAAGCGGATGCTCCTCTGACCAAGTGGGCAGCCGACTTGGCCAGCGAATATGTCTCGATTCCAGCCAAGGTGTATAAGCTCCCAAGGTGAGCCCAGCTTCCCATCTTTGAGGCCCTCCAGCCCCAGCGACCCCAAGGCTGATGATCAAAAACAGCGGCGCGGGCTCCGACTACATGTCTTTTACGAAGCTCGGCTATCCGTCCGCTTTTGCCTCGGAGGGTAACCCGTCGGCTGGTGCATTTCCTGGCGAATTCGACCCTTATGTCCACACCGCCAAAGACACCatggatgttgatgacgacACGGGCATCTTCTCGCTCGAGGTAAGTGTATGCGAAGTTGTTGATGCGGTTCTCATGCTTACTTGTCACAGCACATGGCGCGATTTTCAGAGCTGGCCATTGCGTTCGTTGTCGAGCAGGCAGGCTGGGACAACAAATGGAGGTGAAAATAGACTGTATATATGCACTTCATTTCATGGCTTGGACGAAATCCATCGTCGACGGAAGTGAAAATTCGTAGACATGACAGATAGATAATCTACCATTCTTGACATTTACCAGCTCGTTCCTCCCCCCACCACAAGATAGATACATTGGCATACAATACCCTTCCTGACGATAGCATCTTTCCATCAAATGGCCCAAGGAACCCTGTGTTTCCTGTGCTTCCTGTGCTTCCGACTACGCAGCCTAGACCTGCTGCTTGTGaacctcggccttggcacCGTGCTTTTGCTCGCTGGCCTTGTCGGAAACGGCGTCCTTTGCGGCGGAAGCTCTAGGGAACAGTTGGCAACTCTTCGTGCAATACAAAAGGGGGGCTATTTACCGCTCGCCGAGAGTTGCGTCAGAGTCCTTGGCAATGTCCTTGTTGACCTCCTTCGAAGTGCCGGTAgtggccttcttggcctgctcAGAGACGTAGTTGGCGCCTTGCTTGAGTGATTCCATGATTTGTCTGTTTTTGAAATTATATGCTTGTGAGATTGGGTTGATTTGCAGAAACGGCAGTGAGACGAGCGGCCGCGGGCTTATTTAAAGCAAGGTACAACGTAGGGAAAACATCAAATGGATTTAAGTGGCATGACGTTGTGAGAAAGCTTAACGTTGGCGGCGACGTGGGCCGGCGGATTTGCTCCGGTGGCGAAGCGGTTGCGAAATGATGACGCCGGCGGATTTCGGTGCTGTCATTATGATGCTGCCATTTTTGGTGGGCTGCGCCTTTTGAGTTTGCGCGACCTGTTGAAAGACATGTGCGATTTGCGGCGTTGGACGATGGACATATTTTGTTTGGCTGGGATGTTGATGGTTTGCTGGGGCTGGTGGGAAGAATGGGCGTCGCGTCAAAGTTTGTGTCAATGTTTCATTTTGACGGGCATGGCACCGAGTTGGCCTGATGTGTTGCGTGGGCGTGCCTCTACTCCATTTGTCAACGGGTGAAATACAGGGCATCTATAACCAAGAGGTATATGCGGTTCAGCTATAACGGGCACTAGTGGAATTCCCTTTTGTTTGTGTGGTCAAACGGTGATGCCATTCTTGTACAGAGAAATGATAGGCTTCCTTTTGCGTCCGAATTTCCTAATTGTTGATACAGGACGTTCTAGCTAAAGAACCTATTGTTGCTGGGCTTGGTCTATTGAATGCAGCGTACAAATCATGGGGCGAATGGCAGGACGTGTGCAAACCGACTAGGCCGGCATAACGCTGCCACAATATTTGTtacggaaatggcccaacAACTTGGACGTccaacaaaggggcctcaccgacaaaggaccCAGAGGTTACACAGACTGAACACATGACCAGCCAGGAGTCTTGGGCAGAGACGATTTTttcatgtatgtatgctgGTCACTGATTCCTCCCTTcctcttggaaaaccaagcATCTTTGTCACCCGTCGAGATTATCTTGAATTTGAgtcttttgctccaagcatTGTACATCGAACTCTTGTCACAATATTCTTCCAGCATACTCGCCCCCTTTTCTTGGCATTTTGCCAGAGCGTACAACTTGCGTTCCCACCTATAGGCTCATTATTGTAACTGGTCATATTCTTTCTCTGCTTGTCAAAGGGCCTTTTATGATTAATAGACAGGGGCCATGAAGTTACTCTTTCATCACCCGCCTTTATAGTAGTCTGACCAGGGCCAACGGGGCACATGTCCCAAATTGTCATGACTATGGTTGTGCTCTTTTCATGGTATTCCGATGGACAAATTCGCCCAACACTTTATTGCTCATGTGGTACACTAGACACTTTTGCCTCAAAGAGCATCTATCCGCGGGAAAGTTTCACACACTCGAGGCATCAGAGCACACATGGAGCATGAAATGAGTCAAATACACTAGCAAATACAATCCATGCCGGACAAACAGAAAGGATCTGCGTCCCCTCCACTACAACACGAGGGCATCGACTCTCTGCTGCGAGCCGCCCGCGGTTCCCAAGAAACACCCGTCCCAACACGAACTGGCTGGTAGTAATATCTGAAGCCAAGAACCGACGAAACCGCCCCAATGATGAACCCGGACATGATGTCCAGCCCATGATGCTGAAAGTCGTACCAACGCGTCGCACAGATGTATATCGCCGCGCCTAGAGACACCGTGTCGTGACCTTTGTAAGGGAGACTGATGTCGGGATTGTGCAGGCTGAAGGGCCGTTTGTTGGGTGGGAATCTGCCTGCGATGAATCCCGCCACGGCGAGACCGATGAGGATGGCCCAGTCGACCGTGTAGGAGAAGACGGTGCCGGAGGATGGCATGGTGGGAATGGCGGGCGGATGGTGAGCGTAAAACAATGCCGAGAGTAAGGTTAGTGACCTGGAGTAGGAAAGGGTAAAACGAGGGGGAAGGCGACAAGGCGCCTGAAATAATACGCATATATGCACATTATCGACAAAGCGGCGGTTGTTGAAAGAGGTCCTTTTGCCCTTGTTTGCAGGGAAGAATGGAATATCGCACAGGCACGGCATGTGAAAATACAAAGGTAGAAGCAACAAACGGAGCAGACAAACACAGACATTCATCAAATTCAAAGGCACCTGCAGCGTGATATTGTGAAATTAGTATAATCGCAGATAGGCGTCGCTACCGATATGATGCCAATGTATTTAAGCAGACGCCAGCCACGAGCTCAGAAAGCGTAAATACACGGCGCCAGAACGTCGAGTTGATTATCTACGTGTTGCTTTTCATACGTGCGCGATATTCATGAGCCAACAGGTTTGATGGCAAGGAGTTGCCGCCTAGCCCTCGGCACAGCATTTTGCGGAAGGAGGGAGGTTGCAAGCTCCAAGGACATTTTCCGGACCAAGGTGTATCACATGCGCATTGATGGTCCCAAGACGTCATTTATGGCTTGTACAAAGATCAGGACAACTTTTCTTGGAGAGACGGCGAGGCTAGGTAGCGGACCTCGTGTTGGGCCAACTTTACGACACCACGGCCGCCCATGAAGTAGGTGAtcagtcaagt
The DNA window shown above is from Metarhizium brunneum chromosome 1, complete sequence and carries:
- the AGP2_2 gene encoding General amino acid permease AGP2; the protein is MHLGDGQEKQAKVDSADGASSQHVEDADMGHLQRRLQNRQIQLIAAGGSIGTALFISIGGGLAKGGPASLLIAYTLYSIVLSLVNNCIAEMSTYMPVAGGFVRLAGYWVDDALGFLAGWNFFLYEALLIPFEITALTFVISFWNANVTHPGPTAGVCAAVIICYGLLNVLAVRFYGEAEFWLSGGKLILIFILFAFTFVTMCGGNPQHDAYGFRHFSNPGAFATYLSNGDLGRFEGFLACLWSASFCVVGPEYISMVSAEAQRPSIYIKAAFKTVYYRFCIFFVLGALAVGIVCAYNDPTLVEIWFGTGSAGSAAASPYVIAMESLGVKVLPHIVNFLILTSIFSAGNTYTYAATRALYSLALEGRAPRFLRYCNKSGVPIWCFCVVMCFPFLSFLQVSNGSAKVLTWLISIVTGGGLITYLIMSITFINYHRACQVQGVNRKAERPYYAYFQPYCAYIALAVQGLVVLTYGYYAFRPKWDVEVFFQSYSMQILAVLLFVGWKLLKKTRYIPPKEVDLVWQRPEIEAYENSFTEPPVGFWTEMVQMVGFRRRPKSGGDV
- the LAP1_1 gene encoding Leucine aminopeptidase 1, which gives rise to MRTSLCSHLLLLLGSSFIAVASASRDTPRDSQVRLTGPIRHHQVDPVILDALKKHSDPVDALVSLHPEAADQLAQPRLLRVSGEPTARWMTEGDKLRLKRKGHKFVDITDHEDFYKQNVNALAGEAHLPNLSHQHIVKPLLPQVSTKRMRHVLEHMTSYYTRYFGSVTGEESAQWLHDHIAEIIKESPFHTHISLEVFTHSFPQPSIIARFEPKVRNFSLPLTILGAHQDSMNYLFPLLPAPGADDDCSGTVSILEAFRVLATSGFIPINGPVEFHWYAAEEGGLLGSQAIARYKKESGARIGAMMEFDMTAFVAKNATESIGFIETEADAPLTKWAADLASEYVSIPAKVYKLPSGAGSDYMSFTKLGYPSAFASEGNPSAGAFPGEFDPYVHTAKDTMDVDDDTGIFSLEHMARFSELAIAFVVEQAGWDNKWR
- the grg-1_0 gene encoding Glucose-repressible protein, whose product is MESLKQGANYVSEQAKKATTGTSKEVNKDIAKDSDATLGERASAAKDAVSDKASEQKHGAKAEVHKQQV